In a single window of the Balaenoptera acutorostrata chromosome 3, mBalAcu1.1, whole genome shotgun sequence genome:
- the PLEKHD1 gene encoding pleckstrin homology domain-containing family D member 1, which yields MFTSKSNSVSPSPSLEQADSDALDISTKVQLYGVLWKRPFGRPSAKWSRRFFIIKESFLLYYSESEKKSFETNKYFNIHPKGVIPLGGCLVEAKEEPSMPYAMKISHQDFHGNILLAAESEFEQTQWLEMLQESGKVTWKNAQLGEAMIKSLEAQGLQLAKEKQEYLDKLMEETEELCLQREQREELERLNQVLEAEKQQFEEVVQELKMEQEQIKRELELTARCLKGVEQEKKELRHFTESLQQTLEELSIEKKKTLEMLEENENQLQTLANQSEQPPPSGGLHSNLRQIEEKMQQLLEEKLLAEKRMKENEERSRALEEEREFYSSQSQALQNSLQELTAEKQQAERELKAEVKVRVDLERRLREAEGALRSLEQGLNSKVRNKEKEERMRADVSHLKRFFEECIRNAELEAKMPVIMKNSVYIHKAATRRIKSCRFHRRRSSTSWNDVKPSQSFMTSQLEANSMEELKEVAQRLSRDQRFRESIYHIMATQPGAPSALPPGGK from the exons GTTTTTCATCATCAAAGAGAGCTTTCTTCTTTACTACTCTGAGAGTGAAAAAAAGAGCTTTGAAACCAATAAATACTTCAATATACATCCTAAG GGTGTCATCCCTCTGGGGGGCTGCCTGGTGGAGGCTAAGGAAGAGCCCAGCATGCCCTACGCCATGAAAATCTCCCATCAGGATTTCCAC GGGAACATCTTGCTGGCTGCCGAGTCGGAGTTTGAGCAGACCCAGTGGCTGGAGATGCTGCAGGAGTCTGGGAAGGT GACTTGGAAGAATGCCCAGCTGGGAGAAGCCATGATCAAAAGCCTAGAGGCCCAGGGGCTGCAGCTGGCCAAGGAGAAGCAGGAGTATTTAG ACAAACTGATGGAAGAGACTGAAGAACTctgccttcagagggagcagagagag GAGCTTGAGCGCCTGAACCAGGTGCTGGAGGCCGAGAAACAGCAGTTTGAGGAGGTTGTACAGGAGCTGAAGATGGAGCAGGAGCAGATCAAGAG GGAGCTAGAACTGACTGCAAGATGCCTCAAGGGTGTGGAGCAAGAGAAAAAGGAGCTGAGGCACTTCACAGAGTCCTTACAGCAGACGCTGGAG GAACTCTCCATAGAGAAGAAGAAAACCCTGGAAATGCTGGAGGAGAATGAGAACCAGCTGCAGACACTGGCCAATCAGAGCGAGCAGCCCCCTCCCAGTGGGGGTCTCCATAGCAACCTGAGGCAGATAGAGGAGAAGATGCAGCAGCTCTTAGAGGAGAAGCTCCTGGCGGAGAAGCG GATGAAGGAGAACGAGGAGCGCTCGCGGGCCCTGGAGGAGGAGCGGGAGTTCTATTCCAGCCAGTCCCAGGCGCTGCAGAACTCGCTGCAGGAGCTGACAGCGGAGAAGCAGCAGGCCGAGCGCGAGCTCAAG GCTGAGGTGAAGGTCCGCGTGGACCTGGAGAGGCGTCTGCGGGAGGCAGAGGGGGCCTTGCGGAGCCTGGAACAAGGGCTCAACTCCAAGGTGCGGaacaaggagaaggaggagaggatgCGGGCTGACGTGAGCCACCTGAAGA GGTTCTTTGAAGAGTGCATCCGGAATGCGGAGCTGGAGGCCAAGATGCCGGTCATCATGAAGAACTCCGTGTACATCCACAAGGCGGCCACTCGCCGCATCAAGAGCTGCCGCTTCCACCGGCGCCGGTCCAGCACCTCCTGGAATGACG TGAAGCCGTCCCAGTCCTTCATGACCTCCCAGCTGGAAGCCAACAGCATGGAGGAGCTGAAGGAGGTGGCCCAGCGGCTCAGCCGGGACCAGCGCTTCCGCGAATCCATCTACCACATCATGGCGACCCAGCCTGGAGCCCCCTCTGCGCTTCCCCCGGGGGGAAAGTGA